A window of Pseudodesulfovibrio sp. JC047 contains these coding sequences:
- a CDS encoding pyridoxal phosphate-dependent aminotransferase produces MKTLCESLNKMPRSGIRVIMDLAMGMDDVIHMELGEPGFQTPDHIKEAACKAIHDGFTKYTANNGMLSTREAALNKITRDGADINIDQIGIAPGSVFALAQAMMAVTNPGDEVLLSDPGWPNYYMQVIATERTPVFYPLREENNFEPRIEDLEPLITPRTRVMIVNTPSNPTGGVYSKETVEKLVEFAKKHDIYIISDEVYDKIVFDGEHHSPLNIDPNGNIISIYGVSKAYAMTGWRLGYYSAPTQVAAQMNKILEPYVSCASAVSQKAAEAALNGPQDCIGTMVEAYRERRDLVLDKLRAEGFEFSTPKGAFYLMANVSKAGMDSYTFAKELLKETGVATAPGLTFGQDSDKFIRFSFCADTAQIKEGIDRFCTFYKSRV; encoded by the coding sequence ATGAAGACTCTCTGCGAATCCCTGAACAAGATGCCCCGTTCCGGAATCCGTGTCATCATGGACCTGGCCATGGGAATGGACGATGTCATCCATATGGAACTTGGGGAACCTGGTTTCCAGACCCCGGACCACATCAAGGAAGCCGCCTGCAAAGCAATCCATGATGGTTTCACAAAATACACCGCCAACAACGGTATGCTCTCCACCCGTGAGGCTGCGTTGAACAAAATAACCAGAGATGGCGCCGACATCAACATCGACCAAATCGGTATTGCTCCGGGATCAGTCTTTGCCTTGGCACAAGCCATGATGGCCGTGACCAACCCCGGCGACGAAGTCTTGCTGTCCGATCCGGGCTGGCCTAACTACTATATGCAAGTTATCGCCACAGAGCGCACCCCTGTCTTCTACCCCTTGCGTGAAGAAAATAATTTCGAACCACGCATCGAAGACCTCGAACCGCTCATCACGCCCAGAACACGGGTCATGATCGTCAACACACCGTCCAATCCGACCGGCGGCGTGTATTCCAAAGAAACGGTCGAAAAGCTTGTCGAATTCGCCAAAAAACACGACATCTACATTATCTCTGATGAAGTCTATGACAAAATCGTTTTTGATGGTGAGCACCATTCGCCGCTAAACATCGACCCCAATGGCAACATCATCTCCATTTACGGCGTGTCCAAGGCATATGCCATGACTGGCTGGCGCTTGGGCTACTACAGCGCACCGACACAGGTTGCGGCACAGATGAACAAAATCCTCGAACCCTATGTGTCCTGCGCATCCGCAGTCTCGCAAAAAGCGGCCGAAGCCGCACTGAACGGACCTCAGGACTGCATCGGCACCATGGTCGAAGCATATCGTGAACGCCGTGATCTGGTTCTGGACAAGCTCAGGGCCGAAGGATTTGAGTTCTCCACGCCGAAAGGTGCTTTCTACCTCATGGCAAACGTCTCCAAGGCCGGAATGGATTCCTACACCTTTGCCAAGGAACTGCTCAAGGAAACCGGTGTCGCCACGGCTCCGGGCCTGACTTTTGGTCAGGATTCAGACAAATTCATCCGGTTCTCTTTCTGCGCAGACACCGCACAGATCAAAGAAGGTATCGACCGCTTCTGCACGTTCTACAAAAGTAGAGTCTAA
- a CDS encoding sugar kinase, with the protein MTRYAMLGEIMMRLKAPGFERLFQTPTLEVTMAGAEANVAVGLGRFDEDVSFITALPKNELGDTVRDELRKHGVDISKTVFQEGRLGLYFVETGANHRPIKVVYDRADSCIAKVDPSAFDWKELLADRDWFHITGITPAISETAMRCTLDAMKTAKEMGLTVSCDLNLRAALWQYGVKHIDVYRQMMEYVDVLVGNEGHFESCLGLSARVAENDIHDNPSAYRPMADEVFAKWPNIQKIAITVRRTVSADHQSTAAILATRDEMWISPIFEIKDIVDRIGGGDAFTTGFLYALDKHGVCQKTIDFAGAAGAMKHSIPGDFLRATEAEIQALADGAAGRDQR; encoded by the coding sequence ATGACTCGATATGCCATGTTGGGTGAAATCATGATGCGTCTCAAGGCCCCGGGCTTTGAGCGACTGTTCCAGACCCCCACACTCGAAGTGACCATGGCCGGTGCTGAAGCCAATGTGGCTGTCGGTCTCGGACGCTTTGACGAAGATGTCTCTTTCATCACCGCACTGCCAAAAAATGAACTTGGCGACACCGTCCGTGATGAGCTGCGAAAACACGGTGTTGATATCTCCAAGACCGTGTTCCAAGAAGGACGACTCGGCCTATACTTCGTCGAAACAGGGGCAAACCATCGTCCCATCAAAGTCGTCTATGACCGGGCTGATTCCTGCATTGCCAAGGTAGACCCAAGCGCGTTTGACTGGAAAGAGCTGTTGGCAGACCGTGATTGGTTCCACATCACCGGTATCACTCCGGCGATTTCGGAAACCGCCATGCGTTGCACTCTCGACGCCATGAAAACTGCCAAGGAAATGGGATTGACTGTTTCCTGCGACCTGAACTTGCGGGCCGCCTTGTGGCAGTATGGAGTCAAACACATCGATGTCTACCGTCAAATGATGGAATACGTTGACGTGCTGGTCGGCAACGAAGGACACTTCGAATCCTGTCTTGGCCTGTCTGCACGCGTTGCTGAAAATGATATCCACGACAATCCGTCCGCATATCGTCCCATGGCCGATGAAGTCTTTGCCAAGTGGCCGAATATCCAAAAGATTGCGATCACTGTCCGCAGGACCGTGTCGGCTGACCATCAGTCCACTGCCGCAATTCTGGCAACACGTGACGAAATGTGGATTTCTCCCATTTTTGAGATCAAGGACATTGTTGACCGCATTGGCGGCGGCGATGCCTTCACCACAGGTTTTCTGTACGCCTTGGACAAACATGGTGTCTGCCAGAAAACCATTGATTTTGCAGGAGCCGCCGGGGCCATGAAACACTCTATTCCCGGCGACTTCCTCCGTGCGACCGAAGCAGAAATACAGGCCCTTGCCGATGGTGCAGCGGGTCGTGACCAACGATAA
- the eda gene encoding bifunctional 4-hydroxy-2-oxoglutarate aldolase/2-dehydro-3-deoxy-phosphogluconate aldolase produces the protein MQKILKAIQTAGIFPVVEIERLEDAVPVAKALKDGGIAAMEITLRTDVACDAIKAVLEAFPDMLVGAGTVLTPEQVEEVQAAGACYIVTPGFNPRVVRHCVDNDFLIIPGIDSPTGIELALEAGLPAVKFFPAESRGGMKGLTSMAGPFKKRMKFLPLGGISPDNITDYAQSDAVLAVGGTWIAKQKYIRAGQFEQITKNAKEAMALLHGFELVSAEIGTGADEVGSNMLNTLAMAFAPSSIPGLSPLAATGDAPGTLRIACNNVLRAAVWLESLGQQVKTIDTENNSVWMAETAGGIAIQLIEKQ, from the coding sequence ATGCAAAAAATATTGAAGGCAATCCAGACAGCAGGCATTTTCCCTGTCGTTGAAATCGAACGGCTCGAAGATGCCGTACCTGTGGCCAAGGCCTTGAAAGATGGTGGTATTGCCGCCATGGAAATCACTCTGAGAACAGACGTTGCCTGCGACGCAATCAAAGCGGTTCTGGAAGCCTTTCCGGACATGCTGGTCGGAGCAGGAACGGTCCTGACACCCGAGCAGGTTGAAGAAGTTCAGGCCGCTGGAGCCTGTTACATCGTCACTCCCGGCTTCAACCCACGGGTTGTCCGCCACTGTGTTGACAACGACTTCCTCATCATTCCCGGCATTGACAGCCCCACTGGCATCGAGTTGGCCCTTGAAGCCGGTCTGCCAGCGGTCAAATTCTTCCCAGCCGAATCCAGAGGTGGCATGAAAGGGCTGACCTCCATGGCAGGTCCCTTCAAAAAACGGATGAAATTCCTGCCTCTCGGCGGCATCAGTCCTGACAATATCACCGACTATGCGCAAAGCGACGCTGTTCTGGCTGTTGGCGGAACATGGATTGCCAAACAAAAGTACATCCGAGCCGGTCAGTTCGAACAAATCACCAAAAACGCCAAAGAAGCCATGGCCCTGCTGCACGGCTTTGAATTGGTCAGTGCTGAGATCGGCACCGGGGCTGACGAAGTCGGTTCAAACATGCTCAACACCCTTGCCATGGCCTTTGCTCCGTCTTCCATTCCGGGTCTCTCCCCACTGGCCGCCACGGGCGACGCTCCTGGTACCCTGCGCATTGCGTGCAACAACGTCCTTCGGGCCGCGGTCTGGCTGGAAAGCCTTGGCCAGCAGGTCAAAACGATCGACACAGAGAACAATTCCGTCTGGATGGCTGAAACAGCCGGCGGCATTGCAATCCAACTCATCGAAAAACAGTAG
- a CDS encoding amino acid ABC transporter ATP-binding protein yields the protein MPIVSVRDLHKSFGALEVLRGVSFDVEPGETVIFAGPSGSGKSTLLRCINALEKIQAGEVIVDGTSVHTPETNLLDLRRRIGMVFQGYNLFPHLTIIENITMPLTKVLNMELDEAHEIGRNLLEKVGIVDKVDVYPDNLSGGQQQRAAIARGLAMNPHVMLFDEPTSALDPELTGGILDVMDELSNSGMTMLVVTHEMGFARKAADRMIFMDGGVIVEEGAPSQLIDNPQHERTRQFMHQITHD from the coding sequence ATGCCTATAGTCTCTGTTCGCGACCTCCATAAAAGTTTCGGAGCACTTGAAGTGCTTCGAGGCGTCAGCTTTGATGTTGAACCAGGAGAAACCGTTATTTTCGCGGGTCCCAGTGGCTCGGGAAAATCCACTCTGCTGCGCTGCATCAACGCACTTGAAAAAATACAGGCAGGCGAAGTCATCGTCGATGGGACATCGGTCCACACCCCGGAAACCAACCTTCTTGACCTGCGCCGCAGAATCGGAATGGTCTTTCAGGGATACAACCTGTTTCCACATTTGACGATCATTGAAAACATCACCATGCCTCTGACAAAAGTCCTGAACATGGAGCTGGATGAAGCCCATGAAATCGGTCGAAACCTGTTGGAAAAAGTCGGTATTGTCGACAAGGTTGACGTATATCCGGACAATCTGTCCGGCGGGCAACAGCAGCGAGCAGCCATTGCCCGTGGCTTGGCCATGAACCCGCACGTCATGCTGTTTGACGAACCCACGTCCGCACTGGACCCGGAATTAACCGGCGGCATCCTCGATGTCATGGACGAACTGAGCAACTCCGGCATGACCATGCTCGTGGTCACTCATGAGATGGGATTTGCCCGCAAGGCCGCTGACCGAATGATCTTCATGGACGGTGGCGTCATCGTCGAAGAAGGTGCTCCTAGCCAACTCATCGACAATCCCCAGCACGAACGCACACGCCAATTCATGCACCAGATTACGCACGACTAA
- a CDS encoding amino acid ABC transporter permease, producing METLTLIGNLFVLFAERGLPPTLLLAVAGFIVAILFGTFTGLIRFLKVPVLSQVLRVYVDFMRGLPFLMILFFLFYVLPFFGLRLSALTTGILALSMHSGAYVSEIIRSALQSIPTVQHEAAKVLAMSTYQRMRYVIIPQAFKLTLPPLSGQIVLHIKDTSVVSVIALTELTRVARVQMQSNMEPLITFAVLSVFYFALCYPILHFSANLEKRLKQKTL from the coding sequence ATGGAAACCCTCACATTGATAGGTAATCTTTTTGTCCTCTTCGCTGAACGAGGACTTCCGCCCACTCTCCTTCTGGCCGTGGCCGGATTTATCGTGGCTATCCTGTTCGGAACTTTCACCGGCCTGATCCGTTTTCTCAAGGTTCCGGTCCTTTCCCAAGTCCTTCGTGTCTATGTTGATTTCATGCGGGGTCTCCCATTCTTGATGATCCTGTTCTTCCTGTTCTACGTCTTGCCTTTCTTCGGTCTTCGGCTCTCTGCATTGACAACAGGTATTTTAGCCTTGTCCATGCACTCAGGTGCCTATGTTTCCGAAATCATACGCAGTGCACTTCAGTCGATCCCGACCGTTCAGCACGAAGCCGCCAAAGTACTTGCCATGAGCACATACCAGAGAATGCGGTATGTCATCATTCCACAAGCCTTCAAGCTCACTTTGCCGCCTTTGTCCGGTCAAATCGTCCTGCACATCAAAGACACGTCCGTTGTTTCCGTCATCGCCCTGACAGAGTTGACTCGCGTTGCCCGAGTGCAAATGCAGTCCAACATGGAACCGTTGATTACTTTTGCGGTCTTGTCCGTGTTCTACTTTGCACTCTGCTACCCGATTCTCCATTTTTCGGCGAATCTGGAAAAACGACTCAAACAAAAGACACTCTAG
- a CDS encoding amino acid ABC transporter permease has translation MNYDFNFQMMVNYMPDILTGLQNTILISLISIVLSVLWGVLVALARLSHKPWLKRAATAYVEFIRSTPLLVQVYFLFFGLPEFGIILPAFLVGVIALMLNSGAYAAEIIRAGIESIHLTQYEAADCLAMSYSQKMRYVILPQAFRNIFPPLIGQASYLVKDSALVSVMGVVDLTKAAAVTQAVTFRPMEAFLPAMVFYLVIILTLIYGTSFLEKRMRRW, from the coding sequence ATGAATTACGATTTCAATTTTCAAATGATGGTCAACTACATGCCTGACATTTTGACAGGCTTGCAAAATACCATCCTCATTTCCCTCATCAGCATCGTGCTTTCTGTCTTGTGGGGTGTCCTGGTCGCCTTGGCCCGACTCTCACATAAGCCCTGGCTGAAACGAGCGGCAACCGCTTATGTGGAATTCATCCGCTCGACGCCACTTCTAGTGCAAGTGTATTTCCTCTTTTTCGGACTGCCCGAATTCGGCATCATTCTTCCGGCTTTCCTGGTCGGAGTTATCGCTCTGATGCTCAACTCAGGAGCCTATGCTGCGGAAATCATCCGTGCGGGTATCGAATCCATTCACCTCACGCAGTATGAAGCAGCCGATTGCTTGGCCATGTCCTACTCGCAAAAAATGCGGTACGTCATCCTGCCCCAGGCATTCCGAAACATTTTCCCGCCACTCATCGGGCAGGCGTCCTACCTGGTCAAAGACTCAGCACTCGTCTCCGTCATGGGTGTCGTTGATTTGACAAAGGCCGCAGCAGTGACCCAGGCTGTGACATTTCGGCCCATGGAAGCCTTTCTTCCGGCAATGGTCTTTTACCTCGTCATCATCCTGACTCTTATCTACGGGACCTCGTTCCTCGAAAAACGCATGAGGAGATGGTAA
- a CDS encoding ABC transporter substrate-binding protein yields MRKIWSLVALALILTFSLSSVASAQTDLLDRIKADGKIVIGTTLAAPPFAYRNDKGEPEGFEIDIMNKLGEYMGVEVEVADMAWGGLIPALLSQRIDLVGARMSATMERATKVVFAHPWLMTGTFAVARDGKGFKSWEDLNKPGVKVCAIAGAIGATVAKKKLPNAELVTYELDGDQLKALKDGRIDAALNDELIVMTFPKKVQGLTMLEGNIQPDAYAYAVRPDFESYRMKNWLDLFFATIMRTGEYGEIYEKWLGKPWQADWNMHP; encoded by the coding sequence ATGCGTAAAATCTGGTCACTTGTCGCCTTGGCTCTCATATTGACCTTCAGTCTCAGTTCTGTGGCGTCTGCCCAGACTGATCTTCTGGATAGAATCAAAGCCGACGGCAAAATCGTTATCGGCACCACTTTGGCGGCTCCGCCCTTTGCCTATCGCAATGACAAAGGCGAACCAGAAGGCTTTGAAATCGATATCATGAATAAACTCGGCGAATACATGGGCGTTGAAGTCGAAGTTGCCGACATGGCATGGGGCGGCCTGATTCCGGCCCTGCTTTCCCAACGTATCGACCTGGTTGGTGCTCGTATGTCCGCCACCATGGAACGCGCCACCAAAGTCGTCTTTGCGCATCCCTGGCTCATGACCGGTACTTTTGCAGTTGCTCGTGATGGCAAAGGCTTCAAGAGCTGGGAAGACCTGAACAAACCCGGCGTAAAAGTTTGTGCCATCGCTGGAGCCATCGGCGCCACCGTTGCCAAGAAAAAGCTGCCGAACGCAGAACTCGTCACCTATGAACTGGATGGCGACCAGTTGAAAGCACTCAAGGATGGCCGTATTGACGCCGCCTTGAACGACGAACTCATTGTCATGACATTCCCCAAAAAGGTGCAGGGACTGACCATGCTTGAAGGCAACATTCAGCCTGACGCATATGCCTACGCCGTTCGTCCCGATTTCGAATCCTACCGGATGAAAAATTGGCTCGATCTGTTCTTTGCGACGATCATGCGCACCGGCGAATACGGTGAAATCTATGAGAAGTGGCTCGGCAAGCCCTGGCAGGCCGATTGGAACATGCATCCGTAG
- a CDS encoding MurR/RpiR family transcriptional regulator, whose protein sequence is MDIFETIRSEMPTMRKSEQKVADLVLTSPDIVMNNSISEAASLAGTSDPTVVRFCKQLGLKGFMELKLRLASAHPLDKTVLEDITETDSVNSIFTNVMRSVVEAVSSTERGMDRRLLEDAVDALVAAKRWEFYGMGGSGIIALDAHHKFFRLGVPCVAYNDSHMQVMSAAQLDETAVAVVISHSGATKDIIESAEIAKKTGATIIGILGKRNSEVAKHCDIPLCVSSREIALRLAPKAGRLMQLALLDTLFVAVAMRIVGDKGFERLDKVKHALLGKII, encoded by the coding sequence ATGGATATTTTTGAAACAATTCGGTCTGAAATGCCGACGATGCGAAAATCGGAACAAAAAGTTGCCGACCTCGTGCTGACGTCTCCCGACATTGTCATGAACAATTCCATATCCGAAGCAGCCTCCCTCGCTGGGACAAGTGACCCCACGGTTGTCCGGTTCTGCAAACAGTTAGGGCTGAAGGGGTTCATGGAACTCAAGCTCCGTCTGGCCAGTGCGCATCCACTCGACAAAACCGTGCTCGAAGACATCACCGAGACCGATTCAGTCAACTCCATTTTCACCAATGTCATGCGCTCTGTGGTTGAAGCGGTCAGCAGCACCGAACGCGGCATGGACAGACGCCTCCTTGAAGATGCCGTGGACGCATTGGTTGCGGCCAAGCGGTGGGAATTTTACGGCATGGGCGGTTCCGGCATCATTGCACTTGATGCCCATCACAAATTTTTCCGTCTTGGCGTGCCGTGTGTCGCCTACAATGACTCGCACATGCAGGTCATGAGTGCTGCACAGCTCGACGAGACAGCCGTTGCCGTTGTCATTTCCCATTCCGGAGCCACAAAAGACATCATCGAATCAGCCGAAATAGCAAAAAAAACCGGGGCCACAATCATCGGCATTCTTGGAAAAAGGAATTCCGAAGTCGCAAAACACTGCGATATCCCCCTGTGTGTCTCTTCTCGAGAAATAGCACTGCGGCTCGCCCCAAAAGCCGGTCGGCTCATGCAGTTGGCCCTCCTCGATACGCTTTTTGTTGCAGTGGCCATGCGGATCGTCGGCGATAAGGGGTTCGAACGTCTGGACAAGGTAAAACACGCGCTTCTTGGAAAAATTATTTAA
- a CDS encoding LysR family transcriptional regulator — MNRLRVFYYVYKCQGISVAAEDLFVTPSAVSQQLKKLEEELRTVLFTRFHKRLIPTSSANRLFEIVAPLMEGLQQSMEQMDQERNEPSGKITFGAPIIFGGSHITRLIGDFREKYDKVTFDMKLGRPDKLARLVEQGDIDFAFIDDFPTKNKKDIWSGLKVTPLLEERVALVCSREYNESVLKNDHSLESLLKASYLTQQYGKLSIKKWFKHQFDAKVEKVHVILNVSNHKAIMTAVRSHLGLGIIAPHLVQRLVKRNEVIIIREKAKHPTNNISILKLANKPETMREKLFLNHIIRAAKKISDDSRQTPRGQRLGLRFIYPDPIPTDDPT; from the coding sequence ATGAACCGCTTGAGAGTTTTTTATTATGTGTACAAATGCCAAGGCATTTCCGTTGCTGCCGAGGATCTTTTTGTAACGCCGTCCGCTGTCAGTCAACAACTGAAAAAGCTTGAAGAAGAGCTTCGGACCGTGCTTTTTACCCGCTTTCATAAACGCCTGATTCCCACGAGCAGTGCAAACCGGCTGTTCGAAATAGTCGCACCGCTCATGGAAGGGTTACAGCAAAGTATGGAACAGATGGATCAGGAACGAAACGAACCGTCTGGCAAGATCACGTTCGGCGCACCGATCATTTTTGGGGGCAGTCATATAACCCGGCTTATCGGAGATTTCAGGGAAAAATATGACAAGGTGACTTTTGATATGAAGCTGGGACGACCCGACAAACTCGCCCGCCTCGTCGAGCAGGGAGACATCGATTTTGCCTTCATTGACGATTTCCCGACAAAAAACAAAAAAGACATCTGGTCAGGCTTGAAGGTGACGCCGCTGCTCGAAGAACGTGTGGCACTGGTCTGTTCCCGTGAATACAATGAATCAGTCCTCAAAAACGATCATTCACTGGAATCATTGCTCAAGGCGTCTTACCTGACACAACAATATGGAAAACTCTCAATCAAGAAATGGTTCAAACACCAATTTGATGCCAAGGTGGAAAAAGTCCACGTCATCCTGAACGTCTCAAACCACAAGGCAATCATGACCGCAGTCCGCAGTCACCTCGGATTGGGAATCATTGCGCCCCATCTGGTGCAACGGCTGGTCAAACGCAATGAAGTCATCATCATTCGGGAAAAAGCCAAACACCCAACCAACAATATTTCCATTCTCAAGCTGGCGAATAAACCGGAAACGATGAGAGAAAAACTTTTTCTCAACCACATTATCAGGGCCGCCAAAAAAATTAGCGATGACTCGCGACAAACTCCACGAGGACAACGGCTTGGATTGCGATTCATTTACCCGGACCCGATCCCCACAGACGACCCGACTTGA
- a CDS encoding Nramp family divalent metal transporter, which translates to MAVGTGSTERKIFEIIGPGILYAAAAVGVSHLVQATRAGANFGLSLTLVIVIACVLKYPTLRFGGMYSSATGETLIASYRQDGWIPFIIYAVAQIFSMVFVVAALGLFTTGLIQVSLGFKVNNIIAISVLLACILLMLLTGKYRVLEKVTKYIVAAFTVMIVFATALVLPKIHWSFAAFAVPELSFSLVPFLLALMGFMPTPAEGSVLQSIWTCARAKDCGQMANQKDAALDFNFGFCITIVLAMCFLFLGAGVMHSAGVEVVKSNFGFSRQLMELFTKTIGSWSFPLIALSSVSVMFSTMYTVVDGYTRIVVELVDNGFPNSTISRKGQGQKAYAIISIILCIAAVLVLATMMQSFATFMDLTSVIVFVTSPLIAILNHMAVFGRRMPVAQRPGPGMKLWSYVGIAFFSIVTLIYVYVKFIL; encoded by the coding sequence ATGGCTGTTGGAACTGGTTCGACTGAACGCAAAATCTTCGAAATAATTGGCCCTGGAATTCTCTATGCCGCAGCCGCTGTTGGCGTATCTCACCTTGTGCAGGCAACCCGCGCCGGGGCCAATTTCGGATTGAGTCTGACGTTGGTTATCGTCATCGCCTGTGTTCTAAAATATCCCACGCTTCGTTTCGGAGGAATGTACTCCTCGGCAACCGGGGAAACCCTGATCGCCAGTTATCGGCAGGATGGGTGGATTCCTTTCATCATTTATGCGGTTGCACAGATTTTCAGCATGGTTTTTGTCGTTGCCGCCCTCGGTCTTTTCACAACCGGTCTCATTCAGGTCTCTCTCGGATTCAAGGTCAATAATATAATTGCGATCAGTGTCTTGCTCGCCTGCATCCTCCTGATGTTGCTAACAGGGAAGTATCGGGTTCTGGAAAAGGTGACCAAATACATCGTGGCCGCCTTTACCGTCATGATTGTCTTTGCGACCGCGTTGGTTCTTCCGAAAATTCATTGGTCCTTCGCCGCATTTGCTGTGCCTGAATTATCTTTTTCACTGGTTCCATTCCTTTTGGCTCTTATGGGATTCATGCCCACACCAGCGGAAGGGTCCGTGTTGCAATCGATTTGGACATGTGCACGAGCCAAGGACTGCGGGCAGATGGCGAATCAGAAGGATGCCGCGCTGGATTTCAATTTCGGCTTTTGTATCACCATCGTCCTTGCCATGTGTTTTTTATTTCTGGGAGCCGGGGTCATGCACTCGGCCGGTGTTGAGGTCGTGAAAAGCAATTTCGGATTTTCTCGGCAATTGATGGAACTTTTTACCAAGACTATTGGTAGTTGGAGTTTTCCCCTTATTGCATTATCCTCGGTTTCGGTCATGTTTTCAACCATGTATACGGTGGTTGATGGCTATACACGAATTGTTGTCGAGCTTGTGGATAATGGCTTTCCGAATTCCACCATCTCGCGCAAGGGGCAGGGACAAAAGGCCTATGCGATTATCAGCATTATTTTGTGTATTGCCGCGGTATTAGTCTTGGCGACCATGATGCAGTCTTTTGCGACGTTCATGGATTTGACGTCTGTCATCGTCTTTGTGACCAGTCCGCTCATCGCCATTTTGAATCATATGGCGGTGTTTGGTCGAAGAATGCCCGTGGCGCAACGCCCTGGGCCGGGAATGAAGCTGTGGAGTTATGTTGGAATTGCTTTTTTCAGCATTGTCACGCTGATATATGTCTATGTAAAATTTATTCTGTGA